The Cellulophaga sp. L1A9 genome window below encodes:
- a CDS encoding peptidylprolyl isomerase, translating to MVQKQFYFLAFITLIMASSCKDTPTKITPNNSATEIKKDTTIKVPKKEEAEKFVLDEENVIPFFFEYSKTLKEDKVKITTNLGSFTIQLYDDVPYHKANFIYLTKKGYFNSTYFHRVVKNFIIQGGNSDNAETGRKRGEIGRYLLPPDTKKGYKHHRGTISMPSSELDNPHKLASPFEFFIVVTKPGSYHLDDTYTPFGKVIEGMDVVDLINSQPVEEGDWPVQNIRILNAEAF from the coding sequence ATGGTACAAAAACAGTTCTATTTTTTAGCCTTTATCACTCTTATTATGGCTTCTTCTTGTAAAGATACGCCAACGAAAATAACTCCGAATAATTCTGCCACGGAGATTAAAAAAGATACGACTATTAAAGTCCCTAAAAAAGAGGAAGCTGAGAAATTTGTTTTAGATGAAGAAAATGTAATTCCGTTTTTCTTTGAATATTCAAAAACCCTGAAAGAGGATAAAGTAAAAATTACAACTAATCTAGGTAGTTTTACCATTCAACTTTATGATGATGTTCCTTATCATAAAGCCAATTTTATCTACCTCACTAAAAAAGGGTATTTTAATTCCACTTATTTTCATCGTGTGGTGAAGAATTTTATAATTCAAGGGGGGAATTCTGACAATGCAGAGACAGGTAGAAAGCGTGGGGAAATAGGCAGGTATTTATTACCTCCAGATACCAAAAAAGGGTATAAACACCATCGGGGAACTATCTCTATGCCCAGCAGTGAACTAGACAACCCACATAAACTAGCATCGCCTTTCGAATTTTTTATCGTAGTTACCAAGCCAGGCTCCTATCATTTAGATGATACCTACACCCCTTTTGGTAAAGTTATAGAAGGTATGGATGTGGTAGATTTAATCAATAGCCAACCTGTAGAGGAAGGTGATTGGCCCGTGCAAAACATTCGTATTCTTAATGCAGAGGCCTTTTAA
- a CDS encoding stage II sporulation protein M, protein MREAAFVKQNKDKWTTFENVLAKKTEINPDELSDLYIEITDHLSYAKTFYPQSNTEFFLNALAAQAHRQIYKTKRESKNRIVRFWKTEFPTMFYHHQRELLIAFLVFGFFVAVGVFSAANEGDFVRSILGDGYVNMTLDNIENNDPMKVYKEQGEFNMFLGITINNIRVALMAFVYGVLLGIGTLYILLSNGLMLGSFQYFFFEKGLGWESVRTIWIHGTIEISVIIIAGCAGLVLANGMLFPGTYPRIESFKMGVLNGLKIVVSTIPFFVIAGFLEGFVTRHTEMPDWLAIFIILASLSLIVFYYIIYPIQLHKKNQPHE, encoded by the coding sequence ATGCGCGAGGCTGCTTTCGTTAAACAAAATAAAGACAAATGGACAACTTTTGAAAATGTCCTTGCAAAGAAAACAGAAATAAATCCTGATGAGCTTTCTGACCTTTATATTGAAATTACCGATCATTTAAGTTACGCCAAGACCTTCTACCCACAAAGCAATACTGAGTTTTTTCTAAACGCACTCGCTGCCCAAGCCCATAGGCAAATCTATAAAACAAAACGAGAATCTAAGAACCGTATTGTACGCTTTTGGAAAACAGAATTTCCTACCATGTTTTATCACCATCAAAGAGAACTTTTAATTGCTTTTCTTGTGTTTGGTTTTTTCGTGGCCGTTGGTGTTTTTTCTGCCGCAAACGAAGGAGATTTTGTCCGTTCTATTTTAGGCGATGGCTATGTAAATATGACTTTGGATAATATTGAAAATAACGACCCCATGAAGGTGTACAAAGAACAGGGAGAATTTAATATGTTCCTTGGTATTACCATCAACAATATTCGTGTAGCACTAATGGCCTTTGTTTACGGAGTTTTACTAGGAATAGGCACCTTGTATATATTACTCAGCAATGGGTTGATGTTAGGGTCTTTTCAGTATTTCTTTTTTGAAAAAGGTTTGGGATGGGAATCTGTAAGAACCATTTGGATTCATGGTACTATAGAAATTTCTGTAATCATCATTGCTGGATGCGCCGGCTTAGTTTTAGCCAATGGCATGCTATTTCCCGGAACCTATCCCAGAATAGAGTCTTTTAAAATGGGAGTCCTTAATGGTTTAAAAATTGTAGTAAGTACCATTCCATTTTTTGTCATTGCAGGTTTTCTAGAAGGTTTTGTTACCCGGCATACCGAAATGCCAGATTGGTTAGCTATTTTTATCATCTTAGCCTCATTATCATTAATTGTTTTTTATTATATTATTTACCCCATTCAACTCCACAAGAAAAACCAACCACATGAATAA
- a CDS encoding trimeric intracellular cation channel family protein gives MFYFTIDILGIIAFSISGVMMAMDKRLDIFGVFIIAFVTAVGGGTLRDILIGSTPVIWLEDIVYLATILATVFVAVVFRSQLKYLRKSLFLFDTIGIGLYTMVGIQKGIAIGLHPIMCVGLGTITASFGGVIRDILCNEIPVIFRKEVYATACILGGIGYFLLEKLPLKDAYPYVGGIIIVITVRLLAVLFKITLPNIYKAPKEA, from the coding sequence ATGTTTTATTTTACAATTGATATTTTAGGGATTATTGCCTTTTCTATTTCTGGCGTTATGATGGCTATGGATAAAAGGCTAGATATTTTTGGTGTTTTTATTATTGCTTTTGTTACTGCGGTTGGCGGGGGTACTTTACGTGATATCCTTATTGGGAGTACTCCTGTAATCTGGTTGGAAGATATTGTTTATCTGGCGACTATTTTAGCAACTGTATTTGTAGCGGTTGTTTTTAGAAGTCAATTGAAATACCTTCGGAAGTCTTTGTTTTTATTTGATACTATTGGGATAGGCCTATACACTATGGTGGGTATCCAAAAAGGAATAGCGATAGGGCTTCACCCCATTATGTGCGTTGGTTTAGGAACCATCACTGCAAGTTTTGGAGGGGTTATACGTGATATTTTGTGTAATGAAATTCCGGTTATTTTTAGAAAAGAAGTGTATGCTACCGCTTGTATTTTAGGGGGAATTGGTTATTTTTTACTAGAAAAGTTACCCCTAAAAGATGCTTACCCTTATGTTGGAGGTATTATTATTGTAATTACAGTTCGCTTGCTAGCCGTTCTATTTAAGATTACGTTGCCTAATATCTATAAGGCTCCAAAAGAAGCGTAA
- a CDS encoding CoA pyrophosphatase, whose product MNFDDFSKRISKIKNLPLPGVDSHYKMAPDIRIEELRNIEKTLKNARKAAVMSLFYPRKEETTLLLILRKTYKGVHSNQIGFPGGKAEKFDEDLLHTALRETHEEVGVPPEQVEVIKSLTELYIPPSNFEVQPYIGLYKNPSPFILQEREVAALVEVSLRDFMDDHAVFNENLTTSYAENVEVPAFKLNGYTVWGATAMMLSEVKELLKQVL is encoded by the coding sequence ATGAATTTTGATGATTTTTCTAAACGGATTTCAAAAATAAAAAATCTACCGCTTCCAGGCGTAGATTCGCACTATAAAATGGCGCCGGATATTCGTATAGAAGAATTACGAAACATAGAGAAGACATTGAAAAATGCCCGTAAGGCAGCAGTGATGTCTCTTTTCTATCCTAGAAAAGAAGAAACTACCCTATTATTAATTCTAAGGAAAACATATAAAGGTGTTCATTCTAACCAAATTGGATTCCCTGGGGGGAAGGCAGAAAAATTTGATGAAGACTTATTGCATACTGCTTTAAGAGAAACACATGAGGAGGTAGGTGTTCCTCCAGAGCAAGTAGAAGTTATAAAATCACTTACAGAATTATATATCCCACCTAGTAATTTTGAAGTTCAACCATATATTGGATTGTACAAAAATCCAAGTCCGTTTATTCTTCAAGAGAGAGAAGTTGCAGCTCTAGTTGAAGTATCATTAAGAGATTTTATGGACGACCACGCTGTTTTTAATGAAAATTTAACAACATCTTACGCTGAAAATGTTGAGGTACCTGCCTTTAAATTAAACGGTTACACGGTTTGGGGAGCTACCGCAATGATGCTGAGTGAAGTAAAAGAGTTATTAAAGCAAGTACTATAA
- a CDS encoding RDD family protein — translation MEQFQIETAQNISISQNTAHLGDRMLAFLIDTLIIVAYYILVIILMVSLNLDGGDSWTMYMLFSLPPFLYYLLLETFNNGKTVGKSALKIRVVKLDGSNPTFANYFVRWILRILDISLSSGGVAVLTILLRGNGQRVGDMAAGTTVISEKKRISISDTVLRELPEDYVPRFPQVTVFSDREMQTIKQMYDDARRKGDHNVIVELSKKIKGVAVITTDLMAIEFVDIVIKDYSYYTQD, via the coding sequence ATGGAACAATTTCAAATAGAAACCGCTCAAAATATTAGTATTAGTCAAAATACGGCACATTTAGGTGATCGTATGTTGGCGTTTTTAATCGACACCCTTATAATTGTCGCATATTATATTCTTGTCATCATCCTTATGGTCTCCTTAAATTTAGATGGAGGAGATTCTTGGACGATGTATATGTTATTTTCATTGCCTCCTTTTTTATATTATTTATTATTAGAAACCTTTAATAATGGTAAAACGGTAGGAAAAAGTGCTTTGAAAATTAGAGTGGTGAAACTTGACGGATCAAACCCTACATTTGCAAATTATTTTGTGCGATGGATATTGCGGATTTTGGATATATCATTAAGTTCTGGCGGAGTCGCTGTATTGACAATTTTACTTAGAGGAAACGGACAACGGGTAGGAGATATGGCAGCAGGAACAACTGTGATTAGTGAGAAAAAAAGGATAAGTATTAGCGATACTGTTTTAAGAGAATTACCCGAGGATTATGTGCCAAGATTTCCGCAAGTAACCGTTTTTAGTGACCGTGAGATGCAAACGATTAAGCAAATGTATGATGATGCGCGTAGAAAAGGAGATCATAATGTAATTGTAGAGTTAAGTAAAAAAATTAAAGGAGTAGCCGTAATTACAACAGATCTTATGGCTATTGAATTTGTAGATATCGTTATTAAAGATTATAGTTATTACACACAGGATTAG